From one [Ruminococcus] lactaris ATCC 29176 genomic stretch:
- the aroC gene encoding chorismate synthase, translating into MSGSSFGTLFQVTTWGESHGPGVGVVIDGCPAGISLTEKDIQTFLDRRKPGQSKYTTKRNESDTVEILSGVFEGRTTGTPISLMVRNQDQRSRDYGDIAVSYRPGHADFCFREKYGFRDYRGGGRSSGRETIGRVAAGAVASLLLKELGISVCAYTKSIGPYTIDEKDYDFNTINQNPLYMPDQTIAEKAGQYLSDLMADCDSSGGMIECIASGLPVGLGEPVFNKLDALLSHAIMSIGAVKGVEIGDGFAVSHSVGSTNNDPFCIRDGKTVKKTNHSGGTLGGMSDGSDLILRAAVKPTPSIAATQHTVNEAGEEIDISIHGRHDPVIVPRAVVVVEAMTALTLADLLLCNTVSTIDKIKKVYEED; encoded by the coding sequence ATGAGCGGTTCATCATTTGGAACATTATTTCAGGTCACTACATGGGGAGAATCCCACGGACCGGGTGTCGGAGTCGTCATCGACGGCTGTCCTGCAGGCATCTCTCTTACGGAGAAAGATATTCAGACATTTCTTGACCGGAGAAAACCGGGACAGAGCAAATATACAACAAAGAGAAACGAATCCGATACCGTCGAGATCCTTTCAGGTGTATTTGAGGGACGTACTACCGGTACACCGATTTCTCTGATGGTCCGTAACCAGGATCAGCGTTCAAGGGACTACGGTGATATTGCCGTTTCCTACCGTCCGGGTCACGCGGATTTCTGTTTCCGTGAGAAATACGGTTTCAGGGATTACCGTGGGGGTGGACGTTCTTCCGGCCGTGAAACCATCGGACGGGTTGCTGCGGGTGCAGTTGCTTCCCTTCTCCTGAAAGAACTTGGAATTTCCGTCTGTGCCTATACCAAATCCATCGGTCCTTATACTATCGATGAAAAAGATTATGATTTTAATACCATCAACCAGAATCCTCTTTATATGCCAGACCAGACCATTGCCGAAAAGGCCGGTCAGTATCTCTCTGATCTTATGGCAGACTGTGATTCTTCCGGTGGTATGATTGAATGTATCGCCTCAGGACTTCCGGTCGGGCTGGGCGAACCGGTCTTCAATAAACTGGATGCCCTTCTTTCTCACGCAATAATGTCCATTGGTGCTGTAAAAGGTGTAGAAATCGGTGATGGTTTTGCTGTTTCCCACTCTGTCGGAAGCACCAACAACGATCCTTTCTGCATCAGAGATGGAAAGACGGTGAAAAAAACCAACCATTCTGGTGGTACTTTAGGCGGCATGAGTGATGGTTCTGATCTTATATTGCGTGCAGCCGTTAAACCGACTCCTTCCATTGCCGCCACGCAGCATACCGTGAATGAGGCCGGAGAAGAGATTGACATTTCCATCCACGGAAGACATGATCCTGTCATCGTCCCTCGTGCGGTTGTGGTTGTTGAAGCCATGACTGCCCTGACGCTGGCAGACCTGCTGCTTTGCAACACTGTTTCAACCATTGATAAAATTAAAAAAGTATACGAGGAAGACTGA
- a CDS encoding L,D-transpeptidase family protein, which yields MSKKKKDISEAVTLESTDENIVVADTEAEGEPSVSEEKEEKKKKHKEKNGDRKRKRRKRRKKKERKKLGKKGWMIIGGVIAGIVLIYLGISAYFIGHFYVNTQINGKDFSGKNAEAVKKYIKEQVDGYELKIIEQNQQTDVIRGTDISLEYKENGSIQKALDGQNPLLWPKAFFSKSSTDVTVEVGFDENALESEIQSIQAVTQDQTEPQSAHPQFDGTSFVVEPEVYGTQVDTEVLEKKVEEYITEFKDELNMLDEGCYTLPKYTSDSPEVQAACDTMNEYLKASITYKMKENVVVDKTLISEWLSYDENMNVTFDEDKVKEWMREFGKTYDTVGSTRTITTPTGKTVNVSGGTYGWSVDEATEATALIESIKKGEVIEKEPTYVQTAATHDAQDWGSTYAEVDVTTQHMWYIVNGAVVLETDVVTGKPTPDRVTPTGVYSILELKRNKTLTGTINPATGKPIYQTPVDYWMRVTWTGVGFHDATWQSAFGGTIYQTNKGSHGCINMPLNMAASLYDQLSVGTPVIIHE from the coding sequence ATGAGTAAAAAGAAAAAAGATATTTCCGAGGCGGTTACTCTTGAAAGTACGGATGAAAATATAGTAGTAGCAGATACAGAGGCAGAGGGAGAGCCATCTGTGTCAGAAGAGAAAGAAGAAAAGAAAAAGAAGCATAAGGAAAAGAATGGCGACAGAAAGCGGAAAAGACGTAAAAGAAGGAAGAAAAAAGAAAGAAAGAAGCTTGGAAAGAAGGGATGGATGATCATCGGTGGCGTGATTGCCGGTATCGTGCTGATTTATCTTGGCATTTCAGCTTATTTCATAGGGCATTTTTATGTGAATACGCAAATCAACGGAAAAGATTTTTCGGGAAAGAATGCTGAAGCTGTGAAAAAATACATCAAAGAGCAGGTGGACGGTTATGAACTTAAGATCATAGAGCAGAACCAGCAGACGGATGTGATTCGCGGAACGGATATTTCTTTGGAATATAAAGAGAATGGATCCATCCAGAAAGCACTGGACGGACAGAATCCGCTGCTCTGGCCGAAAGCATTTTTCTCCAAGAGTTCAACGGATGTTACTGTGGAGGTAGGTTTTGACGAGAACGCTTTGGAAAGTGAAATCCAGTCCATCCAGGCGGTGACGCAGGATCAGACCGAGCCACAGTCTGCCCATCCGCAGTTTGATGGTACTTCTTTTGTTGTAGAACCGGAAGTGTATGGTACGCAGGTAGATACAGAAGTGCTGGAAAAGAAAGTTGAGGAATACATAACAGAGTTCAAAGACGAACTGAATATGCTGGATGAAGGTTGTTATACACTGCCAAAGTATACTTCAGATTCACCGGAAGTCCAGGCGGCCTGTGATACGATGAATGAGTATCTGAAAGCCAGTATCACTTATAAGATGAAAGAAAATGTCGTAGTCGACAAGACTCTGATCTCAGAGTGGCTGTCTTATGATGAAAATATGAATGTTACCTTTGATGAGGATAAGGTAAAAGAGTGGATGCGGGAATTTGGCAAGACTTATGATACAGTCGGTTCGACAAGAACGATCACGACACCTACCGGCAAGACGGTGAATGTTTCCGGTGGAACTTACGGATGGTCGGTGGATGAGGCAACAGAAGCCACAGCATTGATCGAGAGCATAAAAAAGGGAGAAGTGATCGAGAAAGAACCAACTTATGTCCAGACGGCAGCTACCCATGATGCACAGGACTGGGGAAGTACTTATGCAGAAGTAGATGTTACAACCCAGCATATGTGGTATATTGTAAATGGAGCAGTTGTTCTTGAGACAGATGTGGTAACAGGAAAACCAACACCGGACCGTGTGACACCGACAGGTGTATATTCAATTCTGGAACTTAAGAGAAATAAAACTCTGACGGGTACGATCAACCCGGCTACAGGTAAACCGATCTATCAGACCCCGGTTGATTACTGGATGCGTGTGACATGGACCGGAGTAGGCTTTCATGATGCAACCTGGCAGTCGGCTTTCGGCGGTACGATCTATCAGACGAATAAGGGATCACATGGATGCATCAATATGCCTCTGAATATGGCAGCAAGTCTGTATGATCAACTGAGTGTCGGAACACCGGTCATCATCCATGAGTAA
- the tgt gene encoding tRNA guanosine(34) transglycosylase Tgt has protein sequence MYELIKRDGMAKRGRLTTVHGTIETPVFMNVGTAAAIKGGVSTDDLRQIKTQVELSNTYHLHVRPGDEVVKKLGGLHKFMNWDKPILTDSGGFQVFSLASLRKIKEEGVHFNSHIDGRKIFMGPEQSMQIQSNLASTIAMAFDECPSSVADKKYMANSVARTTRWLKRCKDEMARLNALPDTINPQQMLFGINQGGIYEDIRIEHAQQISELDLDGYAVGGLAVGESHEEMYRILDEVVPHLPTNKPTYLMGVGTPANILEAVDRGVDFFDCVYPSRNGRHGHVYTNHGKMNLFNAKYELDDRPIEEGCGCPACRSYSRAYIRHLLKAKEMLGMRLCVLHNLYFYNTMMEEIRDAIDAGEYKAYKKRKLEGMEQK, from the coding sequence ATGTACGAACTAATAAAAAGAGACGGGATGGCAAAACGTGGACGTCTGACGACCGTGCATGGCACGATCGAGACTCCGGTATTTATGAATGTTGGTACTGCCGCTGCAATCAAAGGCGGAGTATCAACGGATGATCTGCGACAGATCAAGACGCAGGTAGAGCTTTCCAACACTTATCATCTTCATGTGAGACCGGGGGATGAGGTAGTAAAAAAATTGGGAGGACTTCATAAGTTTATGAACTGGGATAAGCCGATCCTTACGGACTCGGGCGGATTTCAGGTCTTTTCACTTGCATCATTAAGAAAAATCAAAGAGGAAGGCGTTCATTTTAATTCCCATATTGATGGAAGAAAGATCTTTATGGGACCGGAGCAGAGTATGCAGATCCAGTCCAATCTGGCTTCTACGATTGCCATGGCATTTGATGAGTGTCCATCCAGTGTGGCTGATAAGAAGTATATGGCAAATTCTGTGGCACGTACCACTCGCTGGCTGAAACGCTGTAAAGATGAGATGGCAAGACTGAATGCACTGCCGGATACGATCAACCCACAGCAGATGTTGTTTGGCATCAACCAGGGAGGTATTTACGAAGATATCCGTATTGAACATGCACAGCAGATTTCAGAACTGGATCTGGATGGTTATGCGGTCGGTGGTCTGGCAGTAGGAGAAAGCCATGAAGAAATGTACCGCATTTTGGATGAAGTTGTACCGCATCTTCCGACGAATAAGCCGACTTATCTGATGGGAGTTGGAACACCGGCGAATATTCTTGAAGCGGTTGACCGTGGAGTAGATTTCTTTGACTGTGTTTATCCATCAAGAAATGGAAGACATGGACATGTCTATACGAACCATGGAAAGATGAATCTTTTCAATGCAAAATATGAACTGGATGACCGTCCGATCGAAGAGGGGTGTGGCTGCCCTGCATGCAGAAGCTACAGCCGTGCTTATATCCGTCACTTGCTGAAAGCAAAAGAGATGCTGGGTATGAGATTATGTGTTCTCCATAATCTGTATTTCTATAATACAATGATGGAAGAAATCCGGGATGCGATTGATGCCGGGGAATATAAGGCATATAAGAAACGGAAACTGGAAGGAATGGAGCAAAAATAG